One genomic region from Anopheles bellator chromosome 2, idAnoBellAS_SP24_06.2, whole genome shotgun sequence encodes:
- the LOC131210908 gene encoding vacuolar protein sorting-associated protein 37A, giving the protein MRKRQIDTLKIFNHNVQEVVENEEYLVNFDCGGREIAINIHLGTGFPNEKPKLIVSPILRHQWVNPTTGEIEGAPGILNYTIHSDLGRIVQAVGREFEKHPPMVFNETPSTPQHHSHPQSQCRNGNVHEFAGEPRNVVSPNSSHEQDPFGLQKLTTEELSRLDEDEDYREDFIEKLPFVQHQTDEMEQLMTRIEALATDNLARREALEERKGHLESLAIEFKRLGQHWESASQRYQRKAEDFSPQHIKELLQIAVSTADAKSDDEAQRFLAGDTDVGAFLQNFIETRKLYTQRKAKEDRLVQQLTALERAAF; this is encoded by the exons ATGCGTAAAAGGCAGATCGATACGTTGAAGATATTCAATCACAA CGTACAAGaggtggtggaaaatgaagaatATCTGGTCAACTTCGACTGTGGCGGTCGTGAAATTGCAATCAACATTCACCTTGGCACCGGGTTTCCGAATGAAAAGCCAAAGCTAATCGTTAGTCCCATTCTGCGCCACCAGTGGGTTAACCCGACAACCGGTGAGATTGAGGGTGCTCCAGGAATTCTAAAT TATACGATCCATTCCGACCTGGGACGAATAGTGCAGGCGGTAGGAAGGGAGTTCGAGAAGCACCCGCCGATGGTCTTTAACGAGACCCCATCCACACCGCAACACCATTCCCATCCCCAGTCGCAATGTCGCAACGGAAACGTTCACGAGTTCGCCGGCGAACCCCGGAACGTTGTGTCGCCGAACAGCAGTCACGAACAGGATCCGTTCGGGTTGCAAAAACTAACCACCGAGGAACTGTCCCGcctggacgaggacgaagactATCGGGAGGACTTTATCGAAAAGCTACCGTTCGTGCAGCATCAAACCGATGAAATGGAGCAGTTGATGACCCGCATCGAAGCGCTGGCCACGGACAATCTGGCCCGCCGCGAAGCACTCGAAGAGCGCAAAGGCCACCTTGAATCACTGGCAATCGAGTTCAAGCGGCTCGGCCAGCACTGGGAAAGTGCCAGCCAGCGGTATCAGCGGAAGGCCGAAGATTTTTCACCACAACACATCAAGGAGCTGCTCCAGATTGCCGTGTCGACGGCGGATGCCAAGAGTGACGACGAAGCGCAGCGTTTCCTAGCCGGCGACACGGACGTCGGAGCatttttgcaaaatttcatCGAAACCCGCAAACTCTACACGCAACGGAAGGCGAAGGAGGACCGGCTTGTGCAGCAACTAACGGCTCTGGAGCGCGCTGCCTTCTGA